Proteins co-encoded in one Acidithiobacillus caldus ATCC 51756 genomic window:
- the trbB gene encoding P-type conjugative transfer ATPase TrbB encodes MSESLPGAALLPPAGPVPGAALHAIDKAKAEAHARLIEQMRRILGEDICKAFEDPKVVEILLNDNGEVLVERHGEGITPLTTMPAAKALNLLGLMASYRETVVDRAHPIVEGAMPPEFLLARFAGCIPPLTPAPTFAIRLPARSIFTVEDYVSRGILTDAQYEKITTAIRDRKNIVVSGGTGSGKTTLLNACSDYVARISGLDQRIVIIEDTREIQCNAPNVVQMLTDPDSGIDMTRLLKLTLRYRPDRIFVGEVRDRSALALLKAWGTGHPGGLATLHANDAEGALTRLDQLCQEAGVPSQRHLIEEAVDVVVQIARDPNHPAGRRITEIRFFD; translated from the coding sequence ATGAGCGAGTCTCTACCTGGTGCAGCCCTCCTGCCGCCCGCAGGTCCCGTGCCGGGCGCAGCCCTGCACGCCATCGACAAGGCCAAGGCGGAGGCGCATGCGCGGCTTATCGAGCAGATGCGACGTATCCTGGGAGAGGATATCTGCAAGGCCTTTGAGGATCCCAAGGTAGTTGAGATTCTGCTCAACGATAATGGGGAGGTTCTGGTAGAGCGGCATGGGGAAGGGATTACGCCGTTGACCACCATGCCCGCGGCCAAGGCGCTCAATCTCTTGGGGCTCATGGCGTCTTATCGGGAGACGGTGGTGGATCGTGCGCATCCCATTGTGGAGGGCGCGATGCCGCCCGAGTTTCTGCTGGCGCGGTTTGCGGGGTGTATTCCGCCGCTCACGCCGGCGCCGACTTTTGCTATACGTTTGCCGGCGCGGTCGATTTTTACGGTGGAAGATTACGTGTCGCGGGGGATTTTGACGGACGCGCAGTACGAAAAGATAACTACGGCGATTCGGGATCGGAAGAACATTGTCGTGAGTGGCGGGACGGGCAGCGGCAAAACCACCCTACTCAACGCCTGTTCCGATTACGTGGCTCGCATTTCCGGTCTTGATCAGCGCATTGTCATCATCGAGGACACGCGGGAGATACAATGCAACGCGCCGAACGTCGTGCAGATGCTCACCGATCCCGATTCCGGTATCGACATGACCCGTCTGCTCAAGCTCACCCTGCGGTATCGTCCCGACCGGATTTTTGTGGGTGAAGTGAGAGATCGTTCAGCTTTGGCATTGCTAAAAGCCTGGGGAACAGGTCACCCAGGTGGTTTGGCGACCTTGCACGCCAATGACGCGGAAGGCGCGCTCACTCGCCTCGACCAGCTCTGCCAGGAAGCTGGTGTTCCGTCTCAGAGGCATCTGATCGAAGAAGCCGTCGACGTCGTCGTGCAGATTGCCCGCGATCCCAATCATCCTGCCGGTCGTCGGATCACCGAGATTCGCTTTTTCGACTGA
- a CDS encoding type II toxin-antitoxin system Phd/YefM family antitoxin yields the protein MPVWALQDAKAKFSQLVRRAQSEGPQTISVRGEPAVVMLSVETYRRLQPNRRSFVEIVRSGPDTQLDLHREQTTVRDIEW from the coding sequence ATGCCAGTTTGGGCATTGCAAGACGCCAAAGCAAAATTCAGCCAGCTAGTTCGCCGCGCCCAGTCGGAGGGTCCGCAAACCATCAGCGTGCGTGGCGAACCGGCAGTGGTGATGCTCTCCGTAGAAACCTACCGTCGGCTCCAACCGAACCGGCGGAGCTTCGTGGAGATCGTCCGTAGCGGTCCAGATACCCAGCTGGATCTGCACCGCGAACAGACAACCGTTCGGGATATCGAGTGGTGA
- a CDS encoding type II toxin-antitoxin system VapC family toxin translates to MVTVGGYLLDTNIVSELRRKRPEPKLLQWFEAVDDDQLYLSVLTTGEIRRGISRVKDPEKQKELSDWLEITLLPWLGSHLLSVDRHVADVWGNLCGIADRPLPTIDSLLAATAMAHHLALVTRNTSDFQFPELPIINPWDSNLR, encoded by the coding sequence GTGGTGACCGTCGGCGGCTATTTGCTGGACACCAATATCGTGTCCGAATTACGCCGTAAACGGCCTGAGCCGAAATTGCTGCAATGGTTCGAAGCGGTCGATGACGATCAGCTGTACCTCAGCGTGCTGACGACAGGGGAAATCCGTCGGGGCATCTCCAGGGTAAAAGACCCAGAAAAACAGAAAGAACTCTCTGATTGGCTGGAAATCACCCTGCTTCCCTGGCTGGGTTCCCATCTTCTGTCCGTGGATCGGCATGTCGCCGACGTTTGGGGCAACCTGTGTGGAATCGCCGATCGTCCATTACCAACGATTGACAGCCTGTTGGCGGCAACCGCCATGGCCCATCATCTCGCACTGGTCACCCGGAACACATCCGATTTTCAATTCCCCGAATTACCGATTATCAACCCCTGGGACAGCAATTTACGATGA
- a CDS encoding type I restriction enzyme HsdR N-terminal domain-containing protein, which yields MLTQDNLADLLNALGFEKKGAIHRKLFGSAVLEVNFAKKEIHYPEAAGLIINERQTCNFDANENFVVLECVHRLLEKGYKPEHIELEPKWKLGRGASGGCADILVKDNEARPLLIIECKTVGTEFKRTWNKTLQDGDQLFSYAQQISETRFLCLYTSDLDAGTVNYTSHIIAHRDNDKYLADNPLFKSFKSATDVKDRHAVWRDTCKLDYTTKGIFEENIQPYHIGKDKYSVADLHAISASDQQKKYHEFATILRQDNVSGRENAFDKLVNLFLCKLVDEIENPSDLKFYHDAA from the coding sequence ATGCTGACCCAAGATAATCTGGCCGACCTGCTTAATGCGCTCGGTTTCGAGAAGAAAGGCGCGATTCATCGCAAGCTGTTCGGCTCAGCCGTCCTCGAGGTGAACTTCGCCAAGAAGGAAATCCATTATCCGGAGGCGGCAGGTTTGATCATCAATGAGCGGCAAACCTGCAACTTCGACGCCAACGAAAATTTCGTTGTGCTCGAATGCGTACACCGTCTGTTGGAAAAGGGCTATAAGCCTGAGCACATTGAACTAGAGCCCAAGTGGAAACTGGGTCGCGGTGCCAGCGGCGGGTGCGCCGACATTCTGGTCAAGGACAACGAAGCCAGGCCCTTGCTGATCATTGAATGCAAGACAGTCGGGACCGAATTCAAACGCACCTGGAACAAAACCCTGCAGGATGGCGATCAGCTATTCAGCTACGCGCAGCAAATCAGCGAAACCCGGTTTCTATGTCTTTACACCTCGGATTTGGATGCGGGCACGGTCAACTACACCAGCCACATCATCGCGCACCGCGACAATGACAAATATCTTGCTGATAACCCACTTTTCAAGAGCTTCAAGTCGGCAACGGACGTGAAAGATCGCCATGCCGTTTGGCGCGATACCTGCAAGCTCGATTACACAACCAAGGGAATTTTTGAAGAAAACATTCAGCCATACCATATCGGCAAGGACAAATATTCGGTAGCGGATTTGCACGCCATCTCGGCCAGTGATCAGCAGAAGAAGTATCACGAGTTCGCCACCATCCTGCGCCAAGACAATGTGTCCGGCCGTGAAAACGCCTTCGACAAGCTGGTCAATCTGTTTCTGTGCAAGCTGGTCGATGAAATTGAAAACCCATCAGACCTGAAGTTTTACCATGATGCGGCGTAA
- a CDS encoding RNA-guided endonuclease TnpB family protein yields the protein MAAATPDGPVVFWKAARIRHIRRVFAERRKKLQSLGKHMAVRKLENRERRIVTHINHCISKELVAMAVRLGAGIRFEDLSSIRQTTKQRKQTKSDAGQNRDYWPFYQLETFVRYKALASGVAVDKVRPHYTSKSCHRCGALNKRHKHAYVCTRCGHKAHADANAAMNIRDWYGLCCPLVLEVPGGGPHEPAPNPISQAAAFAAA from the coding sequence ATGGCGGCGGCGACTCCAGACGGGCCAGTGGTCTTTTGGAAGGCGGCAAGGATACGGCACATACGCCGGGTTTTTGCTGAGCGCCGGAAGAAACTGCAAAGTCTTGGGAAACATATGGCGGTCAGGAAACTCGAAAACCGCGAACGGCGCATTGTCACGCATATCAACCATTGCATCAGCAAGGAACTGGTGGCGATGGCCGTTCGCCTTGGGGCGGGAATCCGATTCGAGGATTTGTCCAGCATTCGACAGACCACGAAGCAGCGGAAACAAACCAAGTCGGATGCAGGACAAAATCGAGACTATTGGCCGTTTTATCAGCTGGAGACGTTTGTGCGCTACAAGGCCTTGGCCTCTGGCGTAGCGGTGGACAAGGTACGTCCCCACTACACCAGTAAAAGCTGTCATCGTTGTGGCGCGTTAAACAAACGTCATAAACATGCCTACGTCTGCACCCGGTGTGGACATAAGGCGCACGCCGATGCCAACGCCGCGATGAATATCCGGGATTGGTATGGGCTGTGCTGCCCGTTGGTCCTTGAGGTTCCAGGGGGCGGGCCGCATGAACCGGCCCCAAACCCGATAAGCCAAGCTGCGGCGTTTGCCGCAGCGTAA
- a CDS encoding PilZ domain-containing protein → MITTHVDTDLGMLLPFRAEIDLASYLEILIAGFQTSMAFSDSQICTEGRGSAVIYSADRNDSGHPYLFEGCDTAHQILYFTPLRRNLLGDEVYRQALFVIEHSGHISMGLSSFQNRHHGQDCFLPRGPIYQRKTRRDRRVLIDGLIFLRRRDGRSTIARLHDFSPSGASFYTDEAFVFGETLLAEFEIPDCGVCETVVTVVRRDILSLGNPYRFVVGVKMQLTSAQRKKAEQLYLCKKAESMKRIVDSARSSIG, encoded by the coding sequence ATGATTACCACACATGTGGATACCGATCTAGGCATGCTGCTACCTTTTAGAGCAGAGATAGATCTGGCGTCCTACTTAGAGATCCTGATTGCCGGATTTCAGACCTCTATGGCCTTTAGCGATAGCCAGATTTGCACTGAGGGGCGAGGTTCGGCAGTTATTTATTCGGCAGATCGCAACGATAGTGGACACCCATACCTCTTTGAAGGTTGTGACACGGCTCACCAAATTCTATATTTTACTCCGCTTCGCAGAAATCTGTTGGGTGATGAGGTCTATCGACAGGCGTTATTTGTTATTGAACATAGTGGACATATAAGCATGGGGCTGTCGAGTTTTCAGAATCGACATCACGGGCAGGATTGTTTTTTGCCGCGTGGCCCAATCTATCAGAGAAAAACGCGGAGAGATAGGCGCGTCTTGATAGATGGACTCATTTTCCTGCGGCGGCGGGACGGGAGATCGACAATCGCTAGGTTGCACGATTTTAGTCCATCCGGAGCCAGTTTTTATACGGATGAAGCTTTTGTTTTTGGAGAAACGCTTTTGGCTGAATTTGAGATACCTGACTGCGGCGTTTGCGAAACTGTCGTTACCGTTGTTCGCCGAGATATCCTGTCTCTTGGGAATCCGTATCGCTTTGTTGTCGGAGTAAAAATGCAACTAACATCCGCTCAACGCAAAAAAGCTGAACAACTATATCTTTGCAAGAAGGCAGAATCTATGAAGCGAATTGTGGACTCCGCCCGCTCCAGCATTGGTTAA
- a CDS encoding CZB domain-containing protein, giving the protein MKSLSGIAGTLSIEAGTGDHELFVANILEQASLPVSTPRAEELPDHHHCACGQWYDTLGQEQLGNRPEFRAIATLHQDLHLAGKQFLTALIQSDAQQQQQSRNVLKEMESSVITALKSVKDGLRLGR; this is encoded by the coding sequence TTGAAGAGCCTGAGCGGAATCGCCGGCACCTTGTCCATTGAAGCGGGCACGGGCGATCATGAGCTCTTTGTGGCCAATATCCTGGAACAAGCGAGTCTGCCGGTATCCACCCCGCGTGCGGAGGAGCTCCCCGACCATCATCACTGTGCCTGTGGCCAGTGGTACGATACCTTGGGCCAGGAGCAGCTCGGCAACCGCCCGGAGTTTCGGGCAATCGCGACGCTGCACCAGGATCTCCACCTTGCCGGGAAACAGTTCCTTACTGCTTTGATCCAGAGCGACGCACAGCAACAGCAACAAAGCCGAAACGTACTGAAGGAGATGGAAAGTAGCGTGATTACTGCGCTGAAAAGTGTAAAAGATGGCCTGAGACTTGGACGATGA
- a CDS encoding PAS domain S-box protein produces MNLQNIDNTTLQQLWQSIDRASAIIAFTPNGTILDANGNFLQAAGYTHSELIGQPLDTLRAGLCSEPSLPAILGRSRCRQAAARDL; encoded by the coding sequence ATGAACCTTCAAAATATAGACAATACCACCCTGCAACAGCTCTGGCAGAGTATCGACCGGGCCTCGGCTATCATCGCCTTTACCCCCAACGGCACTATTCTGGATGCCAATGGGAACTTCCTGCAGGCGGCGGGTTATACACACTCCGAGCTGATTGGGCAGCCATTGGATACTTTGCGAGCTGGCCTATGCTCAGAGCCCAGCCTACCAGCAATTCTGGGAAGATCTCGCTGCAGGCAAGCCGCAGCGAGGGATCTTTGA
- a CDS encoding chemotaxis protein encodes MSTTLQNVDERTQLAGTNRFELLLFRLGKDQQSGEREIFGINVFKVREALVMPKITPMPGAPQHVIGVASIRGQIIPVVDLPSVVGCVPDELKILLITEYERSIQGFAVEDVEEIRRLDWNRVISAETSAAGSLVTSLARIDEDEKNSRLALVLDVEQVLRLVLPARFHAGDEMQHAPEVKIPPGSVVLYADDSAVARSQIEKTLKKLQLPFIATKTGKEAWERLEAIAREVRAADIPIRNRVALVLTDLEMPEMDGFTLTRKIKEHDLLRNIPVVIHSSLSGSANESHANSVGADGYVAKFVPEELAQTLSRALESGENA; translated from the coding sequence ATGAGTACGACATTACAGAATGTTGACGAGCGGACGCAGCTGGCAGGAACCAATCGTTTTGAGTTGCTCCTTTTTCGCTTGGGGAAGGATCAGCAGTCGGGTGAGCGAGAAATATTTGGGATTAACGTGTTCAAGGTTAGGGAGGCCTTGGTGATGCCGAAGATCACTCCGATGCCGGGAGCGCCTCAGCATGTCATCGGAGTTGCCAGCATTCGCGGTCAAATCATACCGGTCGTAGATCTTCCTTCGGTGGTGGGTTGTGTTCCCGATGAGCTCAAAATTTTACTGATTACGGAATACGAACGCTCCATTCAAGGTTTTGCGGTGGAGGATGTGGAAGAGATCCGTCGCCTCGATTGGAATCGGGTGATTTCTGCCGAGACTTCAGCCGCTGGGAGTCTTGTGACCAGCCTCGCGCGCATTGATGAGGATGAGAAAAATAGCCGATTGGCCTTGGTTCTGGATGTCGAACAGGTGCTACGCCTGGTACTGCCGGCACGCTTTCACGCCGGTGATGAGATGCAGCACGCTCCCGAAGTCAAGATACCACCCGGATCGGTCGTGCTCTACGCCGATGACTCAGCCGTGGCCCGAAGCCAGATCGAGAAGACCCTCAAAAAATTGCAGCTTCCCTTTATTGCAACGAAGACGGGCAAGGAAGCTTGGGAACGTTTGGAGGCGATAGCGCGTGAGGTGCGCGCGGCCGATATTCCGATTCGGAATCGGGTGGCCCTGGTTCTGACGGATCTTGAAATGCCGGAAATGGATGGTTTTACCCTGACGCGAAAAATCAAGGAACACGATCTGCTCCGAAACATTCCAGTCGTTATCCATTCCTCTCTTTCTGGTTCGGCCAACGAATCGCACGCCAACAGCGTCGGTGCCGATGGCTACGTTGCGAAGTTCGTCCCTGAAGAGTTGGCTCAGACCCTTTCCCGCGCCCTGGAATCCGGAGAAAACGCATGA
- a CDS encoding CZB domain-containing protein — MTTALQLKATSETHEHFVQVAIDEAEKKDSSMSCENLPLPSNHHQCRLGKWYDRDGKKAFGSLQEFQELEAPHRAVHELACKILDRSLSVTERRDLIANLVNNRDRFDAALVNLARAIGV, encoded by the coding sequence ATGACAACCGCTCTTCAATTAAAGGCAACATCGGAGACGCATGAGCATTTTGTTCAGGTCGCGATCGATGAGGCTGAAAAAAAGGACTCTTCTATGTCCTGTGAGAATCTGCCATTACCCTCGAATCATCATCAATGCCGATTGGGTAAATGGTACGATAGGGACGGAAAAAAGGCTTTTGGCAGTTTGCAGGAGTTTCAAGAACTGGAAGCGCCGCATAGAGCGGTACACGAGTTAGCCTGTAAGATCCTTGATCGATCGTTATCCGTAACGGAACGTCGGGATCTGATAGCTAATTTAGTGAACAACCGAGATCGTTTTGATGCCGCATTAGTAAACCTAGCAAGGGCGATTGGTGTTTAA
- a CDS encoding oxygen-binding di-iron domain-containing protein, translating to MKSAPVVQLGKHRWWIVYDQDEERVIDSNIYVMESDGEALILDPGGFEIFPQVFAAVVEAIPPDAIRTAFVSHQDPDIASSLPLWNACNPKIQWYIPKLWDGFIRHYGALDATFVDIPDEGMEIRIGGQTLQILPAHYLHSSANFHVYDPVAKVLFSGDVGAALLPKGHSAFLDRRRPEAFGEHIAHAKYFHERWMPSNEAKRDWCDRVRQLDVQYLCPQHGAIYQGEHVQRFLDWFEALPVGRVDGK from the coding sequence GTGAAATCTGCACCCGTCGTTCAGTTGGGCAAACATCGTTGGTGGATTGTTTACGACCAAGACGAAGAGCGCGTCATCGATTCAAACATATACGTCATGGAGTCGGATGGGGAGGCTCTCATTTTAGATCCGGGCGGATTCGAGATCTTCCCTCAGGTTTTCGCCGCTGTTGTAGAAGCCATTCCGCCCGACGCCATTCGGACTGCCTTTGTCTCTCACCAGGATCCGGACATCGCCTCTAGCCTACCACTCTGGAATGCCTGCAACCCGAAGATTCAATGGTACATTCCCAAACTCTGGGACGGATTTATTCGCCACTATGGAGCCTTGGATGCCACTTTTGTGGATATTCCCGATGAGGGTATGGAGATCAGGATCGGTGGTCAGACACTCCAGATACTTCCGGCACATTATCTACACTCTTCAGCAAATTTCCATGTCTACGATCCAGTGGCGAAAGTGCTCTTCTCGGGGGATGTCGGAGCCGCACTGTTACCCAAAGGACATTCGGCGTTCTTGGATCGACGTCGTCCGGAGGCCTTTGGTGAGCATATCGCTCACGCTAAATATTTCCATGAGCGTTGGATGCCGTCCAATGAGGCTAAGCGTGATTGGTGTGACCGGGTAAGGCAATTGGATGTTCAATACCTATGTCCACAGCATGGGGCAATCTATCAAGGTGAGCACGTTCAGCGTTTCCTTGACTGGTTTGAAGCGTTGCCTGTAGGTCGAGTAGACGGTAAATGA
- a CDS encoding chemotaxis protein CheA, which translates to MSMDPDILRDYVSEARELLEQAQSDALALECAPDSDAVLASLFRAFHTLKGGAGFLDADALVEWTHHLEDLLDKLRSHVLPVTPTTIDVILKGLDVIQCMLDELGRGVYPNPGPSDLGQRICALASVEDVHTSPPESASENVRPIAEQPTGVESAESGTLQAWQKLKPDGKVGVYVERVSEGKDKGAVCVESASKAGDDAASDTISDEEFEQVLDALYGHKAPGVVPPAERRVMDSQVASTAVLPGALPQATAPAPVTSVAAVKTERPSSTSETPESTLRVESARLDSVMNQVGELVLLRNRFLSAMQTTIGEHEDLARIAREMDLTVNDMQSTVMRLRMQPCKRLFQQLPRVVRDVSRQLGKRVNLQFVGEDVEIDKKVVDALSAPLIHLVRNSLDHGIETPADRVMLGKNEIATLRISAVHLGDKVRIEVSDDGNGIDAQQVKQKAVEKGLIGQEEAARLTESDAIDLIFRPGFSTNDVVTEYSGRGVGMDVVKKTTQSLRGRLDVHTNLGTGTTIAMEFPLTLAVLPVLYLRLRRDVYAIPISSVSSLIDVDPQRLYQVQGRALYQAGPEQIVPFVDLGEILHQRPIQLGTEPTDGILTERGLLVVSEVLGNEDSVVKPIDFLSESHWYQGATLSGKGEVVLILDIANLKHSQAEPKRGVA; encoded by the coding sequence ATGAGCATGGATCCCGATATTCTTAGAGATTATGTTTCTGAGGCACGTGAGCTACTGGAGCAGGCCCAGAGTGACGCGCTGGCTCTTGAATGCGCCCCTGACAGCGATGCCGTTCTGGCCTCGCTCTTCCGCGCGTTCCACACCTTGAAGGGCGGTGCGGGTTTTCTTGATGCTGACGCCTTGGTGGAGTGGACGCACCATCTGGAGGATTTGCTGGATAAACTGCGGTCTCACGTTTTGCCGGTTACTCCGACAACGATCGATGTGATCTTGAAGGGGCTGGACGTCATCCAGTGCATGTTGGATGAGCTTGGTCGGGGAGTCTATCCCAACCCTGGGCCAAGCGATCTGGGACAGCGAATCTGCGCACTTGCCTCTGTTGAGGATGTGCATACTTCCCCTCCAGAAAGCGCAAGCGAGAACGTCCGGCCCATTGCTGAGCAGCCCACCGGTGTGGAATCTGCCGAGAGTGGCACCTTGCAGGCTTGGCAGAAGCTTAAACCCGATGGAAAGGTCGGCGTGTATGTCGAGCGAGTAAGCGAAGGCAAGGACAAGGGTGCGGTATGCGTTGAGAGCGCCTCAAAAGCCGGGGATGATGCTGCCTCCGATACCATTAGCGATGAGGAATTTGAGCAAGTGCTCGATGCGCTCTATGGGCATAAGGCGCCAGGTGTGGTGCCTCCTGCCGAAAGACGAGTAATGGATTCTCAGGTCGCATCCACTGCCGTGTTACCTGGCGCTTTGCCCCAAGCCACGGCTCCCGCACCGGTCACTTCGGTTGCTGCCGTAAAAACTGAGCGGCCCAGCTCGACGTCGGAGACGCCAGAGAGCACTTTGCGGGTAGAGTCTGCTCGTCTGGATTCGGTAATGAACCAAGTCGGTGAATTGGTGCTTTTGCGTAATCGTTTCCTTTCAGCCATGCAAACCACGATCGGGGAACACGAGGATCTCGCGCGCATTGCGCGGGAGATGGACCTAACGGTCAACGATATGCAGAGCACTGTCATGCGACTGCGCATGCAGCCTTGCAAACGACTTTTTCAGCAACTCCCCCGAGTGGTCCGCGATGTTTCCCGCCAACTTGGGAAGCGTGTGAACTTACAATTCGTTGGTGAAGATGTTGAAATTGATAAAAAAGTGGTAGACGCACTTTCTGCGCCCTTGATCCATCTTGTCCGTAATAGCCTCGATCACGGTATCGAAACGCCTGCCGATCGGGTGATGTTGGGGAAAAACGAAATAGCTACACTGCGGATTTCCGCCGTCCACCTGGGAGATAAGGTCCGCATCGAAGTAAGCGACGATGGCAACGGTATCGATGCGCAACAGGTTAAGCAAAAAGCTGTGGAAAAAGGATTGATCGGGCAGGAAGAGGCTGCACGCTTGACCGAAAGTGACGCCATAGACCTCATCTTTCGCCCGGGCTTCTCTACAAATGATGTAGTCACAGAGTACTCTGGACGAGGTGTGGGCATGGATGTTGTAAAGAAAACCACCCAAAGTCTACGAGGCCGGCTCGATGTGCATACAAACTTAGGTACCGGTACAACCATCGCGATGGAATTCCCATTGACCCTGGCGGTGCTTCCGGTCTTGTATCTGCGCTTGCGCCGCGACGTGTATGCGATTCCTATTTCCTCTGTTTCCAGTCTCATCGACGTGGATCCTCAACGCCTATATCAGGTTCAAGGCCGGGCGCTATATCAAGCTGGCCCCGAGCAAATCGTCCCTTTTGTGGATCTCGGAGAGATCTTGCATCAGCGCCCTATACAGCTGGGAACGGAACCAACGGACGGCATTTTAACTGAGCGCGGACTACTGGTGGTTTCGGAGGTGCTTGGAAATGAAGACTCGGTTGTTAAGCCTATCGATTTTCTTTCCGAAAGCCACTGGTATCAAGGGGCGACTCTCTCGGGAAAGGGAGAAGTGGTCCTCATTCTCGATATTGCGAACTTGAAACACAGTCAAGCAGAACCAAAACGGGGGGTGGCCTGA
- the cheY gene encoding chemotaxis response regulator CheY, whose amino-acid sequence MAIENVNKEEVQFLVVDDFATMRRVVRNLLRELGFNKVEEAEDGVDALQKLRSKPFNFVVTDWNMPNMQGIDLLRAIRADSALHAIPVLMVTAEAKRENIIEAAQAGVNGYIVKPFNADTLREKLDAIFKRLQGA is encoded by the coding sequence GTGGCAATTGAAAATGTAAATAAAGAAGAAGTCCAATTCCTCGTTGTGGACGATTTTGCGACTATGCGTAGAGTTGTGCGCAATCTTTTGCGCGAGCTGGGGTTCAATAAGGTGGAAGAAGCAGAAGATGGGGTGGATGCGCTTCAGAAGCTTCGCAGCAAGCCTTTTAACTTTGTCGTGACTGATTGGAATATGCCGAACATGCAAGGCATAGATCTTTTGCGAGCAATTCGCGCAGACAGTGCGCTGCACGCGATCCCGGTGCTCATGGTTACTGCCGAAGCAAAGCGTGAGAACATTATTGAGGCCGCTCAAGCCGGCGTGAATGGCTATATAGTTAAGCCGTTCAACGCGGATACTTTGCGGGAGAAGCTCGATGCTATTTTCAAACGGCTACAAGGAGCTTGA
- a CDS encoding methyl-accepting chemotaxis protein: MRWARAITSEKRVLSRQTSSSAGFYDWMFWTLIFAGFLAISVIWFLGSFTVRRIEQHLKRVESAIRSIVDGKYMATLPLETVNTVGGIADAMNMLADQLQRMSLKTSSAIRLQICESQNIVAETSGLSERMTFCRDHLVSINASLGEIVETVERDFHLVEEFASGVLQAKALTESNSDVCNNTIDTIRAFEQPVEHIAGSIAHIVAASEHIDSIIGVIQEIARQTHMLGLNAAIEAARAGESGWGFAVVADEVRELAIKTRGATDDICLWVQKVHSQTVSASSYVAEFRSLIHGRIKDGQADSERVEMLSSAMADLFDGASGLSSTARSRLSLTSRINDDMRNVLECLNKTEEIIQCTRAKATAVMRSELKLCEYLAQFLDINYPNLLYPKSETVMLDTISEPGEEAVQSGN; encoded by the coding sequence ATGCGTTGGGCGCGCGCAATCACTTCCGAAAAACGAGTATTATCCCGGCAGACTTCCAGTTCAGCGGGTTTTTATGACTGGATGTTTTGGACTCTGATCTTTGCTGGGTTTCTGGCAATTTCTGTGATCTGGTTTTTGGGGAGTTTCACAGTACGCAGGATCGAACAACATCTTAAACGAGTGGAGAGTGCCATCCGATCCATCGTCGATGGAAAATACATGGCGACGCTACCGTTGGAGACGGTAAATACGGTTGGTGGGATTGCTGATGCAATGAATATGTTGGCGGATCAGCTCCAAAGGATGAGCCTGAAGACGTCATCTGCGATACGTTTGCAGATTTGCGAGAGCCAGAATATTGTGGCGGAGACATCGGGGCTCTCGGAACGAATGACTTTTTGTCGGGATCATTTGGTGTCTATTAATGCATCTTTGGGTGAGATTGTGGAAACCGTCGAACGCGATTTCCACCTGGTCGAAGAGTTTGCCAGCGGTGTTCTTCAGGCCAAAGCTCTGACAGAATCAAATAGTGACGTTTGTAATAATACCATAGATACAATTCGTGCGTTTGAACAGCCGGTCGAACACATAGCAGGATCGATTGCTCATATCGTCGCGGCGAGTGAGCATATAGATAGCATCATTGGTGTTATTCAAGAGATTGCAAGGCAGACCCACATGTTGGGTCTTAACGCTGCTATCGAAGCTGCTCGAGCCGGTGAGTCTGGCTGGGGATTTGCAGTAGTTGCAGACGAGGTGCGCGAATTGGCTATTAAGACCCGTGGAGCAACGGACGACATTTGCTTATGGGTTCAGAAGGTCCACTCTCAGACTGTTTCAGCGTCATCTTATGTCGCTGAGTTCCGTAGTCTTATTCATGGACGTATCAAGGATGGCCAGGCGGATAGTGAGAGAGTTGAGATGCTTTCGTCGGCGATGGCCGACCTTTTCGATGGTGCTTCTGGATTATCGTCCACTGCCAGATCGCGACTTTCGCTGACTAGTAGGATTAATGACGACATGCGGAATGTTTTGGAATGTTTAAATAAGACTGAGGAGATTATTCAGTGTACACGAGCGAAGGCCACGGCTGTTATGCGGAGCGAGTTAAAACTATGCGAGTACCTCGCGCAGTTCCTGGACATCAATTATCCGAACTTATTGTACCCGAAGTCGGAGACCGTGATGCTCGATACGATTTCTGAACCGGGGGAGGAGGCTGTACAGAGTGGCAATTGA